Genomic window (Syngnathoides biaculeatus isolate LvHL_M chromosome 6, ASM1980259v1, whole genome shotgun sequence):
aaccaggaCATTGAGTGGACGGCCGAGAGGTTGGAAGCCTTTGAGGCCatgaaggccgcgctgagtcgggccgctatgctggcccacccgtccCCCGGGGCACTCGTCGCTCTCACTATTGACGCATCGCACTACGCCATTGGGGctgtattcgaacagtgggttggCGGTAAATTCACGGCATATGTGACCATAAACCcttcactttcgccatgtccaaggtggctgAGCCGTGGTCaacccgccagcaacgccaactgtcgttttATCtcagagtacactacggacatccaacacattgctggcaaatccaatgtggtcgtggactgcctctccagggggGTCATCTGCGCTGTGgatctcgactactcccgcatgagcgcagaccaggcctcattttacctctgaactctgaaACACattcgctgagagtttgggggtcaagctgcaccgcactaccacctatcacccccaggcgaatggtctctgcgagcggttccaccgctccatgaaagcaccCCTGCGCGTCGGCTTGACAAATGgtaactggttggataagctcaggtcatgctcggcctcaggtgcgccccgaAGGAGGACCTGATGTTTTTGTCCGCCgagctcgtctacggccagccgctGCGGGTCCCTGGCAAATTCATCCTGAATGCCAcggcagccaggcaacggtcctccctgctggagaccgccaaagggttcgcgccggttcccacgtcacAACATGGCACCCCGGCTGCCCGGCTGCCCTGTTGCCTACGCTCGGCGGGTTTTGTGTTCATTCGgcaaactggaggtggcagaaaagaagaatttgaggtTCTGTCTAGGaatgagcaggatggataggattagaaatgagctcattagaggaactgCAAAAgtgtgatgttttggagacaagattcaagagagcagacttcaatagcttggacatgtccagaggccaaagagtgagtatattggtgggtGCTGcgtatggagctgccaggcaaaagaacgaaaggaagaccaaagagaaggttgatggatgttgtgagcgaagacatgaagacagtggctgttagagagtaagatgcaggagatagacttaTATGTAACATGATCACAGACTGCAGGAGCCCCCAACaggacaaaacaaaaggaaagaagaagaaaaagaagaagaagaagaagaagaaggcagtCATATTCTATTGTGTGAGGGGATTGGAAAGTTAGTTCTAAAGATAAACTGTCAAACTTTTTCAGATGTCGGTGCTGTATCAGTAATACCCATAACTAAGTGTAAATAACCTGAAATTACAAGCAAACATACCTTGTACATGTGGATGAGTCATAAAATAAAGGAAAGCAGTCAGAAGGGTGTTGGAAGTGGTGTCTGTCCCAGCAAAGTGAAGATCTAGAGCGTACATTGTTAGCTGTTGCTCTGAAAATGAGGAACTGTCATCATCATGTctctaaaaaaaagagaatgccTGTTTTATTAAAAAGTGGGAAGTAATCCATACaatccagatttaaaaaaatcactctcttaaagaaaaaaaaatcaccatgcGCACTATCTAATATTCATTAATACCTTATCCAGTTCATCCAGGTAGCAGTCAAGAAAGTCTCGTGGTTCTCCAGGGACTCTGGTCCTTTTGTGCTCAGCCAACACACCCTTTGCAAGTTTTTGACATGTCTGAAGAATAAGGTTAGAAAGCAAATGTAGTCAttgtattttcatgaaaaacaaggatttatatgatgtaaaaaaaaaaagataaaaacgcCGGGATCAACCCATCCATGGTCTAAACCACGTATCCTTACATTTAACAGTATATTAAAAGCAGTAGAGCATACCTTGACATTCTCAAAAGCCTTCATGAAGGGCAATGGAAGACCACGAATCATCGGCAAGGAGTCATACAGCTGTAATAAGGATACATCAGAAAATATGCATTTGTAACCACTCTCtcaatatacacatatatacatacacacatattatatccagtttaaaatattcattgGCTTAGTTTGAAAATTTAGAGTCTGTAAACCATGAATGAAAatggcaaaatgtattttgtatgtaaatgtattttatcattttgacaataaaaaaacatttatttataataGTAAACATTCATTTCTGAGCATTATTTCCAAAGAAGTGACTCACCATAGCCCAAGGTCCATTTGCCAACTTGGCATTCTCAGTGAAACATTTAACAATCACTTTGATGAAGTTGTCATTATAATCGTAGCGTTTGCCAAACAGAACTTGGCAGATGATGTTTGAGGATGCATTATGGAACATAAGTTGGGGACTCAAGGTACTACCTGTAGAAGATTAGAAGTGCAAAATAACGCAATAGAGAGATTAAATCATTCAAACAAAACCCAGCCtggcaaaaaaagcaaagaaaagaaatggattGTCTTACTTTCAAAGttcaaaaaactgaaaatcaaGTGTTGAGTGAAAATGTATGATCCACACACCAATGCTCTTTTCCAGTGTTTTCATGATGAACTCAATTTCTGCCAGAATCCTCTCCTCCATTGACTGCTTCCCAAGACCAAAGTTCCTCAAAGTCATAAGTGCAAATCGGCGATGTTCCTTCCAACTAGAACCATAGTCAGCCAGGATGACTCCTGCAACACGTGTGCTTAATAcaatggttttcaaactggggggcaaaaaaaatgttcaaaggcgaggattgaacccaggtcctcaaaactgaggGCAacgctgccccactgtgccgcctgagtTAATACAGAGGTACTACAACCGTCGAGAGCTAATACTCTACTTTTTCAGTTCATGAcccattactttttttaatttcaaaacaaatactgcAAACATTTGAACTGCAGATTGGGATCCCATATTATACTGTCTCGTTACTAAATTAATTGGAGGTACAGGGAGTGTGTTATCGACTGAAACCACTTAAAAATGGTCAAAGAGCAGATTTTATTTCTCTGACAGTAACTCTGCATCAGAACTACGGGGTCAGAGCTACTACAACTACATTTACTACAACTCCTACTAATAAGAAgaacaataatagtaataatagtacccatgacccttgtgaggataaggggcttagaaattggatggatggatggatggatggatgaatggatgggtggttAATAATAATTGTTTTCGTTACCTTTTCTGTCAGTGGTATCATTAACGTAAAGGTCTTGGGGTCGTCCAGCAAAGTCAATTGCTTTGGACACTAAAGCCTCTTTCATGGCGTGCAATCCATTAACAATAACAGCAGGTTTAGGACCCAGGTACAAGCTGTAGACATTTCCATATGCCTTCCTCAGCTAAGAAAAGAAGAACACAAGAGAGAATGTCAgttaaatacaaatatacagtGTATCAATTAAAATGAAGTTGTTGGAGAGGAGTGGACAGACTTAAATAATTCAACTGCTTTAAAGAGGGTGCCCAACTCTTGCCTTCTCTGATTGTAtactttagaaaaaaatatttgaagaggaACCAAAGTTAGGCATCATGCCATAAGAGTATGTTATTGGTCATGATTGGATGATTCGGATTAAGACCGAAACAAGATCCTCAAAAATATAATGTACCATAcatatattacatttttacattttttatataaaaaatgaGAGGAACATGTATAATTTTGTAACTTTCCCCCATAAATGTGACCTATATCCTGTATACATCCTGTATATATTGAGAGTGGAACtaaaaacaaacgaacaaactGTAGAAATAACCCTCTTTCATATAACTGTGAATGCGACTCACATTCAAATTAGTGGAACGGTGGATTACTGCTTAGCACATCTGTTTCtaaattctgaggactggagttcaaatacCAGCCcagcctgtgtagagtttgcatattctccccgtgcgtgagttttctccaggcactctggtttcctcccacatccccaaaacatgcagggtaaGTGGATtcaatactctaaattgcctgtaggtgtgaatgtgggtgtgaatgattgtttgttcatatgtgccctccgattggcctgcgaccagtccagggcgtgccccgagtctcgtccgaagatagctggaataggctcctgcACAACTGCGTAATggatgatgaatggatgaataaacgTTCAGCAAATGCCTCACTCTTTAAATTGCTTCTGATTGACCCCAAACACAGTTCAGATGTTTAACTATATCTatcctgacgttttttttttagtatctagcaaaagcctgaaggttttgtgctaaCACTGACTGGAACTTGGTGAAGTTCATAATTGCCTCCATTTGTTAAGACCCCAGTTCCAACTAAAGAAAAATAGCAACAAAGGATGATGCTGTCACTATCGCCATACATTTTATCATGCCTTTTGTAAATTTTCGTTATTGTTGCTGTAATTCATGATTTACTGGCaataaattccttgtgtttttgtttcagcATGTACTGTAATGCTAATTTGTCCCACAGTTTAATAGGCTCTCCCTTCCACTCAAGTTACACTGTGTttaataaatatactgtatcaaCAATTTAGGATATTTGCCAATAAATGCACTGGCTAAATAAACCTGacactgaaatacaaaatatttaaccACTGTGTGCTTCgattttgtggaattatgatcatTTAGTTTGTTGACCATTTAGAAAATATTATATGATTTTTGTGTTGTAGCGTCATtccttcttgtcttttttttctttcgtcatGACAGGTACGAAAGGTTCAGGTCAAGGCCAAAGCGTAGCCTTGACTTCTATTAGTGTGGTTAAAGGGTACGGATTTCAACTATGTACAAAATAGTCTAACAGTCTCTCATCCTGCAACTATATAAAACAGTTGAGTTGtgtgaaactaaaaaaaatatatattttatt
Coding sequences:
- the LOC133501979 gene encoding cytochrome P450 2F2-like gives rise to the protein MVGTILLPLCVFFILFSFMCRRPKNFPPGPTILPILGNILSLSLENPLQDFERLRKAYGNVYSLYLGPKPAVIVNGLHAMKEALVSKAIDFAGRPQDLYVNDTTDRKGVILADYGSSWKEHRRFALMTLRNFGLGKQSMEERILAEIEFIMKTLEKSIGSTLSPQLMFHNASSNIICQVLFGKRYDYNDNFIKVIVKCFTENAKLANGPWAMLYDSLPMIRGLPLPFMKAFENVKTCQKLAKGVLAEHKRTRVPGEPRDFLDCYLDELDKRHDDDSSSFSEQQLTMYALDLHFAGTDTTSNTLLTAFLYFMTHPHVQERCQQEIDEVLKGKDNVSFDDRNNMPYVQAVIHEVQRVANTVPLSVFHCTTKNTELMGYSIPKGTMIIPNLTSVLHEEGQWKFPHKFNPENFLNDRGEFVKPEAFMPFSAGPRMCLGEGLARMELFIITVTLLRKFRFIWPEDAGEPDFTPVYGVTLTPKPYRMKIQLRATQTS